One window of Desulfarculus baarsii DSM 2075 genomic DNA carries:
- a CDS encoding YMGG-like glycine zipper-containing protein, whose amino-acid sequence MFKKTTRGAALTALAIFGLLAAGCAGPGGAPSYYGYQGGAVGAGVGAVAGALIDHDNPWRGGAIGAGLGALFGGAIGESNAQAAQYGAQPYYQQPSPGYYSPAPSYYSPPPSATFYYYQQSGGGPRRHDHHPRGGYHRPPEHHHRPGGYHRPPEHHHRPDGHHRPPRPYR is encoded by the coding sequence ATGTTCAAAAAGACCACTCGCGGCGCGGCGCTGACGGCGCTGGCCATATTTGGCCTATTGGCGGCCGGCTGCGCCGGGCCGGGCGGCGCGCCCAGCTATTATGGCTATCAAGGCGGGGCCGTGGGCGCTGGCGTGGGCGCGGTGGCCGGCGCGCTCATCGATCACGACAATCCCTGGCGGGGCGGGGCCATCGGCGCGGGGCTGGGCGCGCTCTTTGGCGGGGCCATCGGCGAATCCAACGCCCAGGCGGCGCAATACGGCGCGCAACCATATTATCAACAGCCATCACCCGGCTACTATTCGCCAGCGCCGTCGTACTACAGCCCGCCGCCATCGGCCACGTTTTATTACTACCAGCAATCGGGCGGCGGCCCGCGTCGGCACGACCATCACCCGCGCGGCGGCTATCACCGCCCGCCGGAACATCACCATCGCCCCGGCGGCTATCACCGCCCGCCAGAGCACCACCATCGCCCAGACGGCCATCACCGCCCGCCGCGGCCTTATCGCTGA
- a CDS encoding acetate--CoA ligase family protein yields MSSSITQNPLYYLINPRGIAFFGASNNFINMGTMILNSVLNMGYEGQIYPIHPKESTVLGLTAYTAIDQTPQAPDLAILVLPTKIVGDVLEQCGRRGVKNAVVVSGGFQESGPEGAAMQERLMRIAEQYGMRFLGPNCLGVANPHCKINTTPLPYECGPGFIGLASQSGSFVTQMYDQLRRLSLGFSTALSVGNEANVDLVDCLEYLGDDPHTKVIGMYVETIRRGRRFVEVARRVALKKPIVAFYVGGSETGRRAALSHTGALAGPDKLYDGILRQAGVIRAQTITELFDFCWALGSLPLPAGPNAVIQTDSGGPGAAAADACERSGLKLPPLGPSTIELLRPLVPHTGSLGNPVDITFPREFRNYYWDIPDALLRDENIHALLIYFVLPVELIYPSIAAQGLPVSEAKRQAVELVSGLLDQTRSLIDVHGKPVVGYSFNSLEQEPLRGLIARGMPVLSSPQRAARAVAAMSQYARLRQKLIAQGQTA; encoded by the coding sequence GTGTCGTCGTCGATCACGCAAAATCCGCTTTATTATCTGATCAATCCTCGTGGCATCGCCTTTTTCGGCGCGTCCAACAACTTCATCAACATGGGCACGATGATCCTCAACTCGGTGCTCAACATGGGCTACGAGGGTCAGATCTATCCCATCCACCCCAAGGAAAGCACCGTGTTGGGGCTGACGGCCTACACCGCCATCGACCAGACGCCTCAAGCGCCGGATCTGGCCATTTTGGTGCTGCCCACCAAGATCGTCGGCGACGTGTTGGAGCAATGCGGCCGGCGAGGGGTCAAAAACGCCGTGGTGGTCTCGGGCGGCTTCCAGGAAAGCGGACCCGAGGGCGCGGCCATGCAGGAGCGCCTGATGCGCATCGCCGAGCAATACGGCATGCGTTTTCTGGGGCCCAACTGCCTGGGCGTGGCCAACCCCCACTGCAAGATCAACACCACCCCCCTGCCCTACGAATGCGGCCCCGGCTTCATCGGCCTGGCCTCGCAGAGCGGCAGTTTCGTCACCCAGATGTACGACCAACTGCGCCGTCTGTCCCTGGGCTTCAGCACGGCCCTGAGCGTGGGCAACGAGGCCAACGTGGACCTGGTCGACTGCCTGGAGTATCTGGGCGACGACCCCCACACCAAGGTCATCGGCATGTACGTGGAGACGATCCGCCGCGGCCGGCGCTTCGTGGAGGTCGCCCGCCGCGTGGCGCTGAAAAAACCCATCGTGGCCTTTTACGTGGGCGGCTCGGAGACTGGCCGGCGGGCGGCCCTTTCGCACACCGGGGCCCTGGCCGGCCCGGACAAGCTCTACGACGGCATCCTGCGCCAGGCCGGCGTGATTCGCGCCCAGACCATCACCGAGCTATTTGATTTCTGCTGGGCCCTGGGCAGCCTGCCCCTGCCGGCCGGGCCCAACGCGGTCATCCAGACCGACTCGGGCGGGCCGGGCGCGGCCGCGGCCGACGCCTGCGAGCGTAGCGGGCTCAAGCTGCCGCCCTTGGGCCCGTCGACCATCGAGCTGCTGCGGCCGCTGGTGCCCCACACCGGCAGCCTGGGCAACCCCGTCGACATCACCTTCCCCCGCGAGTTTCGCAACTACTATTGGGATATCCCCGACGCATTGCTGCGCGATGAAAACATCCACGCCCTGCTGATCTACTTCGTCCTGCCCGTGGAGCTGATCTACCCCTCCATCGCCGCCCAGGGCCTGCCCGTCTCCGAGGCCAAACGCCAGGCCGTGGAGTTGGTGTCGGGCCTGCTGGACCAGACCCGCTCCCTGATCGACGTCCACGGCAAGCCGGTGGTGGGCTATTCGTTCAACAGCCTGGAGCAGGAGCCCTTGCGCGGGTTGATCGCCCGGGGCATGCCTGTTTTATCCAGCCCCCAGCGGGCGGCCAGGGCGGTGGCGGCCATGAGCCAATACGCGCGCCTGCGCCAAAAGCTCATCGCGCAGGGCCAGACGGCCTGA